One stretch of Jiangella gansuensis DSM 44835 DNA includes these proteins:
- a CDS encoding heavy metal translocating P-type ATPase → MSFATVDLEIGGMTCASCAARVEKRLNRLDGVEASVNYATEKARVSYGDGVETAQLIAAVEAAGYTARLPEPPAADAGATADDDGRPDPVRALRDKLIVTAVLSVPVVAMSMIPALQFDYWQWLSLTLAAPVVVWGGAAFHRAAWANLRHGSATMDTLVSMGTLAALGWSLYALFLGTAGMPGMEHPFELTISRGDGEGNIYLEVAAGVTTFILAGRYFEARSKRRAGAALRALLELGAKEVSVLRGDREERIPADQLAVGDVFVVRPGEKIATDGVVTEGASAVDVSMLTGESVPVEVGPGDTVVGATVSAHGRLVVRATRIGSDTQLAQLAKLVEDAQSGKAEVQRLADRVSGIFVPIVIALAAGTLGFWLGTGGGAAAAFTAAVAVLIIACPCALGLATPTALLVGTGRGAQLGIIIKGPQVLESTRRVDTVVLDKTGTVTTGTMALLDVVAADDADPDEVLRVAGALESASEHPIARAIADGAESRLGALPGVEDFRNLEGLGVQGVVEGRAVLVGRPRLLAEWSQPVPPSLAEAMERAEAQGRTAAVVSWDGAARGVIVVADAVKPTSADAVARLRALGLTPILLTGDNEATAQSVARQVGIDDVVAEVLPADKVDVVKRLQAEGKVVAMVGDGVNDAAALAQADLGLAMGTGTDVAIEASDLTLVRGDLHAAADAIRLARRTLTTIKGNLVWAFAYNVAALPLAAAGLLNPMLAGAAMAFSSVFVVSNSLRLRRFTAAR, encoded by the coding sequence ATGAGCTTCGCCACCGTCGACCTCGAGATCGGCGGCATGACCTGCGCGTCCTGCGCGGCCCGGGTGGAGAAGCGGCTCAACCGGCTCGACGGCGTCGAGGCCAGTGTCAACTACGCGACGGAGAAAGCGCGCGTGAGCTACGGCGACGGCGTCGAGACCGCGCAGCTCATCGCGGCCGTCGAGGCCGCGGGTTACACCGCCCGGCTGCCCGAGCCGCCGGCCGCCGATGCCGGTGCGACCGCCGACGATGACGGCCGCCCGGACCCGGTGCGCGCGCTGCGCGACAAGCTGATCGTGACCGCGGTCCTCAGCGTTCCGGTCGTCGCGATGTCGATGATCCCGGCCCTGCAGTTCGACTACTGGCAGTGGCTGTCGCTCACGCTCGCGGCGCCCGTGGTGGTCTGGGGCGGCGCGGCTTTCCACCGAGCCGCCTGGGCCAACCTGCGGCACGGCAGCGCCACCATGGACACACTGGTGTCGATGGGCACGCTGGCCGCCCTCGGCTGGTCGCTGTATGCGTTGTTCCTCGGCACGGCCGGCATGCCGGGCATGGAGCACCCGTTCGAACTGACCATCTCCCGCGGTGACGGCGAGGGCAACATCTACCTCGAGGTCGCCGCCGGGGTCACCACGTTCATCCTGGCCGGGCGCTATTTCGAGGCCAGGTCGAAGCGGCGGGCGGGTGCCGCACTGCGCGCTCTGCTGGAGCTGGGCGCGAAGGAGGTCTCCGTCCTGCGCGGCGACCGCGAGGAGCGCATCCCGGCCGACCAACTCGCCGTCGGCGACGTGTTCGTGGTCCGGCCGGGGGAGAAGATCGCCACCGACGGTGTCGTCACCGAGGGCGCGTCGGCGGTCGACGTCTCCATGCTCACCGGCGAGTCCGTCCCCGTCGAGGTGGGTCCCGGTGACACCGTCGTCGGCGCCACCGTCAGTGCGCACGGCCGGCTGGTCGTGCGGGCCACCCGCATCGGTTCGGACACTCAGCTCGCACAGCTGGCGAAGCTGGTCGAGGACGCGCAGAGCGGCAAGGCCGAGGTGCAGCGGCTCGCCGACCGGGTCTCCGGGATCTTCGTCCCGATCGTCATCGCGCTGGCCGCGGGGACGCTCGGGTTCTGGCTTGGCACCGGCGGCGGCGCGGCCGCCGCCTTCACCGCCGCGGTCGCGGTGCTGATCATCGCCTGCCCGTGCGCGCTGGGCCTGGCCACGCCGACGGCGCTGCTGGTCGGCACCGGTCGCGGCGCCCAGCTCGGCATCATCATCAAGGGCCCGCAGGTTCTGGAGTCCACCCGCCGGGTCGACACCGTCGTCCTCGACAAGACCGGAACCGTCACCACCGGGACCATGGCGCTGCTCGATGTGGTGGCTGCCGACGATGCGGACCCTGACGAGGTGCTGCGGGTCGCCGGCGCGCTGGAGAGCGCCTCCGAGCACCCGATCGCCCGGGCGATCGCCGACGGGGCCGAGTCGCGGCTGGGTGCCCTGCCTGGCGTGGAGGACTTCCGCAACCTGGAGGGCCTGGGCGTACAGGGTGTGGTCGAGGGCCGCGCGGTCCTGGTCGGGCGCCCCCGTCTGCTGGCCGAGTGGTCGCAGCCGGTGCCGCCGTCGCTCGCCGAGGCGATGGAACGGGCCGAGGCGCAAGGCCGCACCGCGGCCGTCGTCAGCTGGGACGGCGCCGCCCGCGGCGTCATCGTGGTCGCCGACGCGGTCAAGCCGACCTCCGCGGACGCCGTGGCCCGGCTGCGCGCCCTCGGGCTCACGCCGATCCTGCTGACCGGCGACAACGAGGCGACCGCACAGTCCGTGGCGCGGCAGGTCGGTATCGATGACGTCGTGGCGGAGGTGCTGCCGGCCGACAAGGTCGACGTCGTCAAGCGGCTGCAGGCGGAGGGCAAGGTCGTCGCGATGGTCGGCGACGGCGTCAACGACGCGGCCGCGCTCGCCCAGGCCGACCTCGGCCTGGCCATGGGCACCGGCACCGACGTCGCGATCGAGGCGTCGGATCTGACGCTGGTCCGCGGTGATCTGCACGCCGCGGCCGACGCCATCCGGCTGGCCCGGCGCACCCTGACCACCATCAAGGGCAACCTGGTGTGGGCGTTCGCCTACAACGTCGCGGCGCTGCCGCTCGCGGCAGCCGGCCTGTTGAACCCGATGCTGGCCGGTGCGGCGATGGCGTTCTCCTCGGTGTTCGTGGTGTCCAACAGCCTGCGGCTGCGGCGGTTCACCGCAGCGCGGTGA
- a CDS encoding heavy-metal-associated domain-containing protein — MTTSTYTVVGMTCGHCVSSVREEVGRIDGVTQVDVNLASGAVDVTSDAPLTDDTVRAAVEEAGYQLAGS, encoded by the coding sequence ATGACCACGTCCACCTACACCGTCGTCGGCATGACCTGCGGGCACTGCGTGAGCTCGGTCCGCGAAGAGGTGGGCCGCATCGACGGTGTCACCCAGGTCGACGTGAACCTCGCCAGTGGCGCGGTCGACGTCACCAGTGACGCTCCACTGACGGACGACACTGTGCGGGCTGCGGTCGAAGAGGCCGGCTACCAGCTCGCCGGGTCCTGA
- a CDS encoding metal-sensitive transcriptional regulator, with protein sequence MTETPADAHATHGYINRKDDYLKRLSRIEGQARGLQRMVQEEKYCIDILTQVSAMTKALESVALGLLEEHLAHCVVEAARAGGPEADIKVKEASDAIARLVRS encoded by the coding sequence ATGACCGAGACGCCGGCCGATGCACACGCCACGCACGGCTACATCAACCGCAAGGACGACTACCTCAAGCGGCTCAGCCGCATCGAGGGGCAGGCTCGCGGGCTGCAGCGCATGGTGCAGGAGGAGAAGTACTGCATCGACATCCTGACGCAGGTGTCGGCCATGACGAAGGCGCTGGAGTCGGTGGCGCTCGGGTTGCTCGAGGAGCACCTGGCGCACTGCGTGGTCGAGGCCGCGCGGGCCGGTGGTCCGGAGGCCGACATCAAGGTCAAGGAAGCGTCGGACGCCATCGCCCGTCTCGTGCGGTCCTGA
- a CDS encoding uridine kinase family protein, with amino-acid sequence MHRVVLLAGPSGSGKSRLARESGLPVLNLDHFYRDGDDPDMPRRLDLGIVDWDDPRAWDAGRAVDTLTELCRTGSARIPVYDIAHDRTTGSEPFTVGAAPVFVAEGLFAAEIVRECRSRGILADAIVLHRKPWKNFVRRLTRDLAERRKRPLTLLRRGLALLRAERAVLRRQRELGARPADAAHAREALRVAAESPSGMP; translated from the coding sequence GTGCACCGTGTCGTCCTCCTCGCCGGCCCGTCAGGCAGCGGCAAGTCCAGGCTGGCCCGCGAGAGTGGGCTGCCGGTCCTGAACCTCGACCACTTCTACCGCGACGGCGACGACCCCGACATGCCCCGCCGGCTCGATCTCGGCATCGTCGACTGGGACGATCCGCGCGCGTGGGACGCCGGGCGCGCCGTCGACACGCTCACCGAGCTGTGCCGCACCGGCTCGGCGCGGATCCCGGTCTACGACATCGCGCACGACCGCACCACCGGCAGCGAGCCGTTCACCGTCGGGGCCGCGCCGGTGTTCGTCGCCGAAGGGCTGTTCGCGGCGGAGATCGTGCGCGAATGCCGCTCCCGCGGCATCCTGGCCGATGCCATCGTCCTGCACCGCAAGCCGTGGAAGAACTTCGTGCGCCGCCTCACCCGCGACCTCGCTGAGCGCCGCAAACGGCCGCTCACCCTGCTGCGCCGAGGCCTGGCCCTGCTCCGGGCCGAGCGGGCCGTGCTGCGCCGGCAGCGCGAGCTCGGCGCCCGCCCGGCCGACGCCGCACACGCGCGGGAGGCCCTCAGGGTCGCTGCCGAGTCGCCGTCCGGGATGCCCTGA
- a CDS encoding PspC domain-containing protein: MSTSDYYPTASRGGLVRPRGNRMIAGVCAGLAHRFGMKTRTVRILALVSCLLPGPQVLAYIAMWIIMPNED, translated from the coding sequence ATGAGTACAAGCGACTACTACCCCACCGCCAGCCGCGGCGGGTTGGTGCGTCCGCGCGGTAACCGGATGATCGCCGGTGTGTGCGCGGGCCTGGCCCACCGCTTCGGCATGAAAACCCGAACCGTCCGCATCCTGGCCCTGGTGTCGTGCCTGCTGCCCGGCCCGCAGGTGCTGGCCTACATCGCCATGTGGATCATCATGCCCAACGAGGACTGA
- the pta gene encoding phosphate acetyltransferase, which produces MVRSVYVASVTGETGKSTVALGTLEALTRRIGRVGVFRPVVRSGRQPDYVLELLLAHDGVDLPYDDCAGVTYEDVHADPDAAMSTILSRYRAVASQCEAVVVVGSDYTDVDSPTEFSFNARVAANLGAPVVLVLNGHDRTATDLAAVAELATSELAANYGTLAAVVANRVPPAALDDARAALSGYGPAFALPEEPLLSAPTMGDLVQAGGGALFRGAPERLGREVSGLVVAGMTLPNVLDRLADDAVVITPADRSDVLLGVLLAHASKTLPTLAGIVLNGGFDLPPQVVQLMDGLDLELPIATMPGDTFGTATRLAAVRGRLTHGATRKVQTALALFDRHVEAGDLLDRLDVTRSSVVTPLMFEHDLIDQAKAQRQHIVLPEGEEERVLRAADTVLRRGIAELTLLGRPDDVRAAADRIGVDIGVADVIDPRESELRGRFAHEYARLRAHRGVTQEAAWDQVADVSYFGTMMVQQGLADGMVSGAAHTTAHTIRPAFEVVKTPPGVSIVSSVFFMCLRDRVLVYGDCAVNPDPTAEQLADIAISSAATAAQFGVEPRVAMLSYSTGESGTGSDVDKVRAATALVRERRPDLEVEGPIQYDAAVDASVARAKLPGSEVAGRATVFVFPDLNTGNNTYKAVQRSAGAVAVGPVLQGLNRPVNDLSRGALVRDIVNTIAITAIQAQSARAS; this is translated from the coding sequence GTGGTTCGCAGCGTCTACGTGGCCTCGGTGACCGGTGAGACCGGAAAGTCCACCGTGGCGCTAGGCACGCTGGAAGCGCTGACCCGGCGCATCGGCAGGGTCGGGGTGTTCCGCCCGGTGGTGCGCTCCGGCCGGCAGCCGGACTACGTGCTCGAGCTGTTGCTCGCGCACGACGGCGTTGACCTGCCCTACGACGACTGCGCCGGTGTCACGTACGAGGACGTGCACGCCGACCCCGATGCAGCCATGAGCACCATTCTCAGCCGCTACCGCGCGGTGGCGTCGCAGTGCGAGGCCGTGGTCGTCGTCGGCAGTGACTACACCGACGTCGACAGCCCGACGGAGTTCTCCTTCAACGCCAGGGTGGCGGCCAACCTCGGCGCGCCGGTCGTGCTGGTGCTCAACGGCCACGACCGCACCGCCACCGACCTGGCCGCCGTCGCCGAGCTGGCGACCTCGGAGCTCGCCGCCAACTACGGCACCCTGGCCGCGGTGGTGGCCAACCGGGTGCCGCCGGCGGCCCTCGACGACGCCCGCGCGGCGCTGAGCGGGTACGGCCCGGCGTTCGCCCTGCCGGAGGAGCCGCTGCTGTCCGCGCCCACCATGGGCGATCTCGTCCAGGCCGGCGGCGGCGCGCTGTTCCGTGGCGCCCCGGAACGTCTCGGCCGCGAGGTGAGCGGCCTGGTGGTAGCCGGGATGACGTTGCCGAACGTGCTGGACCGGCTGGCCGACGACGCCGTCGTCATCACTCCGGCCGACCGCAGCGACGTGCTGCTCGGGGTCCTGCTGGCGCACGCGTCGAAGACCCTGCCGACGCTGGCCGGCATCGTGCTCAACGGCGGATTCGACCTGCCGCCGCAGGTGGTGCAGCTCATGGACGGCCTGGACCTGGAGCTGCCGATCGCGACGATGCCCGGCGACACCTTCGGCACTGCGACCCGGCTGGCGGCGGTCCGCGGCCGCCTCACCCACGGCGCCACCCGCAAGGTGCAGACGGCGCTGGCCCTGTTCGACCGGCACGTCGAGGCCGGTGACCTGCTGGACCGCCTCGACGTCACCCGCAGCAGCGTCGTGACGCCCCTGATGTTCGAGCACGACCTCATCGACCAAGCGAAAGCTCAGCGCCAGCACATCGTGCTCCCCGAGGGCGAGGAGGAGCGGGTGCTGCGGGCCGCCGACACGGTGCTGCGCCGCGGCATCGCCGAGCTCACCTTGCTGGGCCGCCCTGACGACGTCCGCGCTGCCGCCGACCGGATCGGGGTGGACATCGGTGTCGCCGACGTCATCGACCCGCGTGAGAGCGAGCTGCGCGGCCGGTTCGCGCACGAGTACGCCCGGCTGCGCGCCCACCGCGGTGTCACTCAGGAGGCCGCCTGGGACCAGGTGGCCGACGTGTCGTACTTCGGCACGATGATGGTGCAGCAGGGTCTGGCCGACGGCATGGTGTCCGGCGCGGCGCACACCACCGCGCACACCATCCGGCCGGCGTTCGAGGTGGTCAAGACACCGCCCGGGGTGTCCATCGTGTCCAGTGTCTTCTTCATGTGCCTGCGCGACCGGGTGCTGGTGTACGGCGACTGCGCGGTCAACCCGGACCCGACAGCCGAGCAGCTGGCCGACATCGCCATCTCGTCGGCGGCCACCGCGGCGCAGTTCGGGGTGGAGCCGCGGGTCGCGATGCTGTCGTACTCGACCGGGGAGTCCGGCACCGGGTCGGACGTGGACAAGGTGCGGGCGGCGACGGCACTGGTTCGCGAGCGCCGGCCGGACCTGGAGGTCGAGGGCCCGATCCAGTACGACGCCGCGGTGGACGCGAGCGTCGCCCGCGCCAAGCTGCCCGGCAGTGAGGTGGCCGGCCGGGCCACGGTGTTCGTGTTCCCCGACCTGAACACCGGCAACAACACCTACAAGGCCGTACAACGCAGCGCCGGCGCGGTGGCGGTGGGGCCGGTGCTGCAGGGTTTGAACCGGCCGGTGAACGACCTGTCGCGCGGCGCGCTGGTACGCGACATCGTCAATACGATCGCGATCACGGCGATCCAGGCCCAGTCGGCGAGGGCCTCGTGA
- a CDS encoding LLM class flavin-dependent oxidoreductase, translating into MPSNQLQIGMCFDRTFPPGFVTEVAHSLDQGGAGQLWVIEDCFFTSGPSLAAAALSVTERLTVGVGILPAVVRTAAVTAMEIATLDGLGPGRLLPGIGHGVQSWMGQMGVRPASPLTALEEVMVAVDRLLAGEKLTMHGQYVHLDDVQLDQPPAEPPPLLAGVRGPKSLAMAGRVAGGLVLAEPAGASYVRWSLEQAGRSADDFHVAVFGVLCVARERAEAYRTMAPWLGRQLDHPSPSLTTLPFHADLAARYAEKGLDGLATIPPHWWAEMAPVGTLDDAAAHLQALDDAGVRSVGLYPMPDVEIARAQVNDILALARG; encoded by the coding sequence ATGCCGAGCAACCAGCTCCAGATCGGAATGTGCTTCGACCGGACGTTCCCACCCGGCTTCGTCACCGAGGTCGCCCATTCGCTCGACCAGGGCGGCGCCGGTCAGCTGTGGGTCATCGAGGATTGCTTCTTCACCTCCGGGCCCAGCCTGGCCGCGGCGGCGCTGAGCGTCACCGAACGGCTCACCGTCGGCGTGGGTATCCTGCCCGCGGTGGTGCGCACCGCCGCCGTCACGGCCATGGAGATCGCCACCCTCGACGGGCTCGGCCCGGGCCGGTTGCTGCCGGGCATCGGGCACGGCGTGCAGTCGTGGATGGGCCAGATGGGCGTGCGTCCGGCCTCCCCGCTCACCGCGCTGGAAGAGGTCATGGTCGCGGTCGACCGGCTGCTGGCGGGTGAGAAGCTGACCATGCATGGTCAGTACGTGCACCTCGACGACGTCCAGCTCGACCAGCCGCCGGCCGAGCCGCCGCCGCTGCTGGCCGGGGTGCGCGGGCCGAAGTCGCTGGCCATGGCCGGCCGGGTTGCCGGGGGCCTGGTGCTGGCCGAGCCGGCCGGCGCGTCGTACGTGCGCTGGTCGCTGGAGCAGGCCGGCCGCAGCGCCGACGATTTCCACGTCGCCGTGTTCGGCGTGCTGTGCGTGGCCAGGGAACGCGCCGAGGCGTACCGCACCATGGCGCCATGGCTGGGCCGGCAGCTCGACCACCCCTCGCCCAGCCTCACCACGCTGCCGTTCCACGCCGACCTCGCCGCCCGCTACGCCGAGAAGGGCCTGGACGGGCTGGCCACCATCCCGCCGCACTGGTGGGCCGAGATGGCGCCGGTCGGCACCCTGGACGACGCCGCCGCGCACCTGCAGGCGCTCGACGACGCCGGTGTGCGCAGCGTCGGGCTGTACCCGATGCCCGACGTCGAGATCGCGCGGGCGCAGGTGAACGACATCCTGGCGCTGGCCCGCGGTTAG
- a CDS encoding acetate/propionate family kinase, with the protein MTSTVLVLNCGSSSIKYQLIDPSGPTVLAKGIAERIGEPDGRVRHEIGDDVDERDAELADHAAALDDIVTAFDATGGLAERDLAAVGHRIVHGGDRFSEPVLVDDDVEEVIEELAPLAPLHNPPGLTALRLARRALPDLPHVAVFDTAFHQSLPPSAYTYALDRELASTHRVRRYGFHGTSVSYVSREAARLLELNPDDANLIVLHLGNGASATAVRGGRSVDTSMGLTPLEGLVMGTRGGDVDPGVLTYLHREAGLSVDELDEMLNRRSGMLGLAGANDMREVHRRARAGDESARLAREVYCHRIRRYVGAYLAVLGHAHAIVFTAGVGENDSWVRSHALAGMRRLGVEVDHVRNSFVSSRAHVISPDGADVRVMVVPTNEELEIARQAAELVG; encoded by the coding sequence ATGACCTCGACCGTCCTCGTGCTGAACTGCGGCTCGTCGTCGATCAAGTACCAGTTGATCGACCCGTCCGGGCCGACCGTCCTGGCCAAGGGCATCGCCGAACGCATCGGCGAACCGGACGGACGAGTCCGGCACGAAATCGGCGACGACGTCGACGAACGCGACGCCGAGCTGGCCGACCACGCCGCCGCCCTGGACGACATCGTCACGGCGTTCGACGCGACCGGCGGGCTGGCCGAGCGCGACCTCGCCGCCGTCGGACACCGGATCGTGCACGGCGGGGACCGGTTCTCCGAGCCCGTGCTGGTGGACGATGACGTCGAAGAGGTCATCGAGGAGCTGGCGCCGCTGGCCCCGCTGCACAATCCGCCCGGGCTGACCGCGCTGCGGCTGGCCCGGCGCGCGCTGCCGGACCTGCCGCACGTGGCGGTCTTCGACACCGCGTTCCACCAGAGCCTGCCGCCGTCGGCATACACGTACGCCCTGGACCGCGAGCTGGCCTCGACGCACCGGGTGCGCCGGTACGGTTTCCACGGCACGTCGGTGTCCTACGTCAGCCGCGAAGCCGCTCGGTTGCTGGAGCTGAACCCGGACGATGCCAACCTCATCGTGCTGCACCTGGGCAACGGCGCGTCCGCGACCGCGGTGCGCGGCGGCCGCTCCGTCGACACGTCGATGGGGCTGACCCCGCTGGAGGGCTTGGTGATGGGCACCCGCGGCGGCGACGTCGACCCCGGGGTGCTCACATACCTGCACCGCGAGGCGGGGCTGTCGGTCGACGAGCTCGACGAGATGCTCAATCGCCGCAGCGGCATGCTGGGCCTCGCCGGCGCGAACGACATGCGCGAGGTGCACCGCCGCGCCCGCGCCGGCGACGAGTCCGCCCGGCTGGCCCGCGAGGTGTACTGCCACCGCATCCGTCGTTACGTGGGCGCCTACCTCGCCGTTCTCGGACACGCGCACGCCATCGTGTTCACCGCCGGTGTCGGCGAGAACGACTCCTGGGTGCGGTCGCACGCGCTGGCCGGGATGCGCCGCCTCGGCGTCGAGGTCGACCATGTCCGAAACTCCTTCGTCAGCAGCCGGGCGCACGTCATCTCCCCCGACGGCGCCGACGTCCGGGTGATGGTGGTGCCGACCAACGAGGAGCTGGAGATCGCGCGGCAGGCGGCCGAGCTCGTCGGCTGA
- a CDS encoding DUF427 domain-containing protein, with amino-acid sequence MGIRVSEELVRGWSELRYEPTAKRVRARVGGQTWVDSTRAVLVWEPGRIVPSYAVPDSDIDADLLPALPGDAPFHPVSVSAGGPPVLDPRTEFAAHTCAGEPLSLRRPQPDRALVLDGAGFRPADAGLADMVALDFAIFDEWLEEDEPIVGHPRDPFKRIDVRRSGRRVVVGVGGVTLADSTRAQVLFETWLPPRFYLPRDDVRMDLLEPSTTRTTCAYKGHAAYFSATVDGHTHRDLAWTYAHPLSDATQVCDHVAFFNERVDVNLDGEPLSRPVTPWS; translated from the coding sequence ATGGGCATCCGGGTCAGCGAGGAGCTGGTGCGCGGCTGGAGCGAGCTGCGCTACGAACCGACCGCCAAGCGGGTCCGGGCCCGCGTCGGAGGGCAGACGTGGGTCGACTCCACCCGGGCCGTGCTCGTGTGGGAGCCGGGCCGCATCGTGCCCTCGTACGCCGTCCCGGACTCCGACATCGACGCCGACCTGCTGCCTGCGCTGCCCGGCGACGCCCCGTTCCACCCGGTGTCGGTGAGCGCCGGTGGTCCGCCGGTTCTCGACCCTCGAACGGAGTTCGCCGCCCACACGTGTGCCGGCGAGCCGCTGTCGCTGCGGCGACCGCAGCCAGACCGCGCCCTGGTGCTCGACGGCGCCGGCTTCCGGCCCGCGGACGCCGGCCTCGCGGATATGGTCGCCCTCGACTTCGCGATCTTCGACGAATGGCTGGAGGAGGACGAGCCGATCGTGGGCCACCCGCGCGACCCGTTCAAGCGCATCGACGTGCGCCGGAGCGGACGGCGCGTGGTGGTCGGGGTCGGCGGCGTGACGCTGGCCGACTCCACCCGTGCCCAGGTGCTGTTCGAGACGTGGCTGCCACCGCGGTTCTACCTGCCCCGCGACGACGTCCGCATGGACCTGCTCGAGCCCAGCACCACCCGGACCACCTGCGCGTACAAGGGGCACGCGGCGTACTTCTCGGCCACCGTCGACGGACACACCCATCGCGACCTCGCCTGGACCTATGCGCATCCGCTGTCCGACGCCACGCAGGTCTGCGACCACGTCGCGTTCTTCAACGAGCGGGTCGACGTCAACCTCGACGGGGAACCGCTGAGTCGCCCGGTGACGCCTTGGTCGTGA
- a CDS encoding phosphotransferase enzyme family protein: MTAEGSGRVLLRACRIAGLDAAGACLVSSAENSVYRLRGGVVARVGRPGQRGSAGNEVRVARWLERAGLPAVRALTGVAQPVEVDGAPVTFWVELPDHHDAENLQVAEVLRRVHALEPPADFRLPPLAPFVRVRDRIATAPTVSPADRAWLLAYADDLEARHAELPGGRDAGVVHGDAWAGNVAVDGTGTAWIVDLERFSVGPPEWDLVSTAVRMTSFGTLDAVGYRQFCDAYGYDVTAWAGYETLRDIRELRACSYMLQHAASGAAARAEADRRVACLRGRAGERPWHWRRIVTTKASPGDSAVPRRG; this comes from the coding sequence GTGACGGCGGAGGGCTCCGGTCGCGTTCTGCTCCGCGCCTGCCGCATCGCCGGCCTGGACGCCGCCGGCGCCTGCCTGGTGAGCTCGGCCGAAAACTCCGTCTACCGGTTGCGCGGTGGCGTGGTCGCCCGGGTCGGGCGGCCCGGACAGCGCGGGTCCGCCGGCAACGAGGTGCGGGTCGCGCGCTGGCTGGAACGCGCCGGGCTACCGGCCGTTCGGGCGCTGACCGGGGTGGCCCAGCCGGTCGAGGTCGACGGCGCGCCCGTCACCTTCTGGGTGGAGCTACCCGACCACCACGATGCGGAGAACCTGCAGGTGGCCGAGGTCCTGCGGCGCGTGCACGCGCTGGAGCCGCCGGCGGACTTCCGGCTGCCGCCGCTGGCGCCGTTCGTCCGCGTGCGCGATCGTATCGCCACCGCGCCGACGGTGTCGCCGGCCGACCGCGCCTGGTTGCTCGCCTACGCCGACGACCTGGAGGCCAGGCACGCCGAGCTGCCCGGTGGCCGCGACGCGGGTGTCGTGCACGGCGACGCCTGGGCCGGCAACGTCGCCGTCGACGGCACCGGTACCGCGTGGATCGTGGACCTGGAGCGGTTCTCCGTCGGCCCGCCGGAGTGGGACCTGGTGTCCACTGCGGTGCGTATGACGTCGTTCGGCACCCTCGACGCCGTCGGCTACCGGCAGTTCTGCGACGCCTACGGCTACGACGTCACCGCCTGGGCCGGTTACGAGACGCTGCGGGACATCCGGGAGCTGCGCGCCTGCTCGTACATGTTGCAGCACGCGGCCAGCGGCGCGGCCGCCCGGGCGGAAGCGGACCGGCGCGTCGCCTGCCTGCGCGGGCGAGCCGGCGAGCGCCCGTGGCACTGGCGGCGCATCGTCACGACCAAGGCGTCACCGGGCGACTCAGCGGTTCCCCGTCGAGGTTGA